One region of Primulina tabacum isolate GXHZ01 chromosome 17, ASM2559414v2, whole genome shotgun sequence genomic DNA includes:
- the LOC142530436 gene encoding uncharacterized protein LOC142530436 has protein sequence MELRSKANKKGNSEFGMNTDDLLTLRGRICVPSGNDIRRDVLTEAHTAPYSIHPGRTKIYQDLRRLYWWPGMKSDIAKFISECLTCQQVKIEHQRPAGTLQSLPMPQWKWEHITTDFVMGLPRTTKGYNSIWVIVDRLTKSAHFLPVKTTFTMNHYAEFYVAEIVRLHGEKKLLGPELIQQTADIIEVIRERMKTAQSRQKSYADVRRRPLEFEVGDHVIIKIAPLKGVHNVFHVSMLRKYMSNPSHALKYEPLDLMPNLTYQEIPIQILDRKVKVLRNQEIGPVKVLLRDQLIEEATWETEEEMKQRYPELFEREKAFRKQSLEKLCEEHASGQEVLKISFGGVVAANGNYICQILEMNALCYVE, from the exons ATGGAATTGCGATCCAAAGCCAATAAGAAAGGAAATTCAGAGTTTGGAATGAACACTGATGATTTGTTAACATTGAGAGGTCGGATATGTGTTCCCAGTGGTAATGACATTCGACGGGATGTTTTGACAGAGGCTCATACCGctccatactcgatacatccaggtagaaCCAAGATTTATCAGGATCTCCGACGTCtatactggtggccaggtatgaaaagtGATATTGCAAAGTTTATATCcgaatgtctaacatgtcagcaGGTAAAGATTGAACATCAAAGACCTGCTGGAACTTTGCAATCTCTCCCAATGCCTCAGTGGAAGTGGGAACACATCACCACGGACTTTGTAATGGGACTTCCAAGAACAACAAAGGGTTACAactccatctgggtgattgtagacaGGTTAACCAAGTCGGCTCATTTTCTTCCTGTCAAGACGACGTTTACAATGAACCACTATGCTGAATTCTATGTAGCTGAgattgtgagacttcatg GAGAAAAGAAGTTATTGGGACCTGAGTTaatccaacagacagctgatatTATAGAAGTAATTCGAGAAAGAATGAAAACAGCGCAATCAcgacagaaaagctatgccGATGTCCGAAGAAGGCCCTtggaatttgaagttggagatCATGTCATTATCAAGATTGCTCCTCTCAAAGGg gtacacaatgtgtttcatgtCTCTATGCTTAGGAAATATATGTCCAATCCTTCACATGCTCTAAAATATGAACCATTGGATTTGATGCCTAATTTGACTTATCAAGAGATACCAATCCAAATCCTTGACCggaaagttaaagtgttgaggaACCAAGAGATTGGACCTGTGAAAGTTTTATTAAGGGATCAGTtaattgaagaagcaacttgggaaacTGAGGAAGAAATGAAGCAACGTTATCCGGAATTGTTTGAGAG ggaaaaGGCGTTTCGGAAGCAATCTTTGGAGAAGCTGTGCGAAGAGCACGCGTCGGGACAGGAG GTCCTAAAGATTAGTTTCGGCGGAGTTGTCGCAGCAAATGGAAATTATATATGCCAAATTTTGGAGATGAATGCTCTTTGCTATGTTGAATGA